Proteins encoded in a region of the Rickettsia tillamookensis genome:
- a CDS encoding ankyrin repeat domain-containing protein, whose protein sequence is MHIASRLGSIEMIKFLIDQKGADFRITTNNKESSLYFCVRNLNFETTKYYLELGEEIPLTACSAVGARTNNFLQKLGEYFQTKLNQESDNIKYQDILVQIQERQKENIIYISNNSDELTNITVNEQNKDTTNLIGEENA, encoded by the coding sequence TTGCATATAGCATCTCGCTTAGGTTCAATTGAAATGATAAAGTTTTTAATTGACCAGAAAGGAGCTGATTTTAGAATTACTACTAACAATAAGGAATCATCGCTATATTTTTGTGTCAGGAATTTAAATTTTGAAACGACTAAATATTACTTAGAATTAGGCGAAGAAATACCTTTAACTGCATGCAGTGCGGTAGGAGCTAGAACTAACAATTTTTTACAAAAGTTAGGAGAATATTTTCAAACTAAGCTTAATCAGGAGTCTGATAACATAAAATATCAAGATATTCTAGTTCAAATTCAAGAAAGACAAAAAGAAAATATTATATATATTTCAAATAACTCTGATGAGCTTACAAATATTACTGTAAACGAACAAAATAAGGATACAACTAATTTAATAGGAGAAGAAAATGCTTAA
- a CDS encoding ankyrin repeat domain-containing protein — protein MKSLWDISWSKYSWEEIRQIIRAYKRTTYDYIIPKPFNNNILYIAVESHDIYLLRKILETEKDIDINEQDANGWTVLHLASYFFLLNMVRFLIEDQGADYKITTNNGESPIYLSANNRDVCMTQYYLELGEEMPKILPKLRDNTDIAIFFKLLCRELRGTVAQHPDNITYQNLSAKLSKEQKKYLVYTSNTNDLKGAIIETYSNDEEIIVEYTNIMNLIGEDNI, from the coding sequence ATGAAATCACTATGGGATATTTCTTGGTCAAAATATAGCTGGGAAGAAATACGGCAAATTATAAGAGCTTATAAACGAACAACTTATGACTATATAATACCAAAGCCTTTTAATAATAACATTCTGTATATAGCAGTTGAAAGTCATGATATATATCTTTTAAGAAAAATATTAGAGACAGAAAAAGATATCGATATAAACGAACAAGATGCTAACGGTTGGACGGTTTTACATTTAGCTTCATATTTTTTTCTATTAAATATGGTTCGGTTTTTAATAGAGGATCAAGGAGCCGATTATAAAATTACCACTAATAACGGAGAGTCACCGATATATCTATCTGCTAATAATCGGGATGTATGTATGACTCAATATTATTTAGAGTTAGGCGAAGAAATGCCCAAAATTCTACCGAAATTACGTGATAATACTGACATAGCAATTTTTTTTAAACTATTATGTAGGGAGTTAAGAGGTACGGTTGCACAACATCCCGACAATATAACATATCAAAATCTCTCTGCTAAGCTATCCAAGGAGCAGAAGAAATATCTTGTATATACTTCAAATACTAATGATCTAAAAGGTGCTATTATAGAGACATATAGTAATGACGAAGAAATTATCGTTGAATATACAAATATTATGAATTTAATAGGAGAGGACAATATATGA
- a CDS encoding phosphodiester glycosidase family protein: MQSLLIIDQNNIQITKANAKILVEIGDKSIIPNQVNYFSNPKDVTFYNDVWASTTLTPYTNKEILIDQNFVVTEISKHGDNQIPQKGFVLSFPQESSLPAVNTNDSVKLNLEFIDKDGKSMNLSKNASVVTGIPLLVQNGKNVIDNPKQNDPAHARTALGVRNDGTIVIVVVEQIYKQHIKDIKLEQVRSILQKEKGVVFEKLTLPEALKILEKHLVNDTVIGLTKLELAEYMLSLGCESAINLDGGGSSTLFMDGKIINNVTGDEDEALGEHTIRPVSDAIVIIPN, translated from the coding sequence ATGCAGAGCTTATTAATTATAGATCAAAATAATATTCAAATTACCAAAGCTAACGCAAAAATTTTAGTAGAAATAGGGGATAAGTCGATTATTCCAAATCAAGTTAATTATTTTTCAAATCCAAAGGATGTTACTTTCTATAATGATGTTTGGGCGTCTACTACATTAACGCCGTATACTAATAAAGAAATCTTGATTGACCAGAACTTTGTTGTTACTGAAATAAGTAAGCATGGGGATAATCAAATTCCGCAAAAAGGTTTTGTATTATCTTTTCCACAAGAATCAAGCTTGCCGGCAGTAAATACAAATGATTCTGTAAAACTGAATTTAGAATTTATCGATAAAGACGGTAAATCTATGAATTTAAGTAAAAATGCTTCAGTAGTAACTGGTATTCCCTTGTTGGTTCAAAACGGTAAAAATGTTATAGATAATCCAAAGCAAAATGATCCGGCTCATGCTCGTACCGCTCTAGGAGTGCGTAATGACGGTACTATAGTGATAGTTGTAGTAGAACAGATATATAAACAGCATATAAAAGACATTAAGCTTGAACAAGTTAGATCAATTCTACAAAAAGAAAAAGGTGTAGTTTTTGAGAAATTAACGCTACCTGAAGCTTTAAAAATTCTAGAAAAACATCTCGTTAATGATACAGTGATAGGGCTAACTAAGCTCGAGCTTGCAGAATATATGTTAAGCCTTGGATGTGAATCGGCAATCAATTTAGACGGCGGCGGTTCTTCTACGTTATTTATGGACGGAAAAATTATAAATAATGTTACAGGCGACGAAGATGAAGCTTTAGGAGAACATACAATACGCCCCGTATCCGATGCCATAGTCATTATACCAAATTAA
- a CDS encoding ankyrin repeat domain-containing protein, whose product MKSLWNISWSQYSWRETWQIFKAYSSIIVDDTGPTSFNSNILHIAAKSCNLELLKKILDIENGIDINEQDKMVGQPCI is encoded by the coding sequence ATGAAATCACTATGGAACATTTCTTGGTCACAATATAGTTGGCGAGAAACATGGCAAATTTTTAAGGCATATAGCTCCATAATTGTTGATGATACAGGACCAACAAGTTTTAATAGTAATATTCTTCACATAGCTGCAAAAAGCTGTAATCTAGAACTTCTTAAGAAAATATTAGATATCGAAAATGGCATAGATATAAATGAACAAGACAAAATGGTTGGACAGCCTTGCATATAG
- a CDS encoding MFS transporter → MTDTKPKIKTPRSPYVKKYNSWRIRILYSIIIGYATFYFCRQNFNIATPAIREYFGVTKTQIGWILTASSIMYGVSKACNGFISDKVNARIFMVLGLLFVGVITILIGFADSLWLIGILWIASNWFQSMGWPPATKMLTHWFASKELGTKWAMGATSNQIGGALAMISCGYLIDKFDWRAAFFVPGVVACVVSLFLYNRLRNSPKEVGLSTVEEYKEYPPEAIGDYEKLLTPQLLKMVFCNKLIWYVCLANMFVYIIRSGVIYWAPTFLKDLRNISLANAGLQIGLYEMIGIPGALIAGVLSDKLFQGRRGPVASICMVLLSLLLVLFWKIPIQSELLSIVILSLIGFFVSGPQLLVGIAAADFSTRQAVGTANGLSGLFGYLGAAIAGVGVGWISDNYGWNGVFIFFSISALLGGGLFALTWNRSAKK, encoded by the coding sequence ATGACAGATACAAAACCCAAAATTAAAACTCCAAGATCGCCATATGTAAAAAAATATAACAGTTGGCGAATAAGGATTTTGTATTCTATTATTATAGGTTATGCGACTTTTTATTTTTGTCGTCAGAATTTTAATATAGCAACGCCTGCTATAAGAGAATATTTTGGGGTTACTAAAACACAAATTGGTTGGATATTAACTGCTTCATCTATTATGTATGGAGTTAGTAAAGCGTGTAACGGGTTTATTAGCGATAAAGTTAACGCTCGGATATTTATGGTTTTGGGTCTTTTATTTGTCGGGGTCATTACTATTCTAATAGGTTTTGCAGATTCTTTATGGCTTATAGGAATTTTATGGATAGCTAGTAACTGGTTTCAATCTATGGGTTGGCCTCCTGCAACAAAAATGCTTACTCACTGGTTCGCTTCAAAAGAACTTGGAACTAAATGGGCTATGGGTGCAACTTCTAATCAAATAGGCGGTGCCCTTGCTATGATAAGCTGCGGTTATTTAATCGATAAATTTGATTGGAGAGCTGCTTTTTTCGTTCCCGGTGTAGTTGCTTGTGTAGTATCGCTTTTTTTATATAATAGGCTTCGTAATTCTCCAAAAGAAGTAGGTTTATCTACCGTAGAGGAATATAAAGAATATCCGCCTGAAGCTATAGGGGATTATGAGAAGCTATTAACTCCCCAATTACTTAAAATGGTCTTTTGTAATAAGCTAATATGGTATGTTTGTTTAGCAAACATGTTTGTTTATATAATACGTTCCGGAGTAATTTATTGGGCTCCAACATTTTTAAAAGATTTACGTAATATAAGCCTTGCAAATGCAGGCTTACAAATCGGTTTATATGAAATGATAGGTATCCCAGGGGCATTAATAGCAGGTGTTTTATCTGATAAACTATTTCAAGGTCGTCGAGGTCCCGTTGCATCCATATGTATGGTATTGCTTAGCTTATTGTTAGTCTTGTTTTGGAAAATTCCTATTCAAAGTGAATTATTAAGTATAGTAATTCTTTCTTTAATAGGCTTTTTTGTTTCAGGACCTCAGCTCCTTGTAGGTATAGCAGCTGCTGATTTCAGTACTCGTCAAGCTGTCGGTACGGCTAATGGATTATCAGGGTTATTTGGTTATTTAGGAGCGGCTATTGCGGGAGTCGGCGTAGGATGGATTAGCGATAATTACGGTTGGAATGGGGTATTTATATTTTTCAGTATTTCTGCTCTTTTAGGAGGAGGATTATTTGCTTTGACATGGAATCGTTCAGCTAAAAAATAA
- a CDS encoding peptide deformylase codes for MQKLKITFLLFSIIFITGCKSNMKNENNISLPEYITLNLETLNNSEAKTIRIKAKTLNFPLSAEDLRDVSILEKKYDQEENCAGLAAPQIGISKCIIIFAVHENEELKKWRPDLTDTMPKTIWINPSYKAIGAEKHEDYEGCFSVENATGPVARFKKIHYQAYDINGNQIQGIAEGFLARVIQHEIDHLNGKVFLDYVAPEKRMSKEEYLDMRKKTMQQQATNIKS; via the coding sequence ATGCAAAAATTAAAAATAACTTTTCTATTATTTAGTATAATTTTTATAACAGGTTGTAAAAGTAATATGAAAAATGAAAACAATATTTCACTACCGGAATATATAACCTTAAACTTAGAGACTCTAAATAATTCTGAGGCTAAAACTATTAGAATCAAGGCAAAAACGTTAAACTTCCCTTTATCTGCAGAAGACTTACGTGATGTATCTATATTAGAGAAGAAATATGATCAAGAAGAAAATTGTGCAGGGCTTGCTGCACCGCAAATAGGCATATCAAAATGTATCATAATATTTGCAGTACATGAAAATGAAGAGCTAAAGAAATGGCGTCCTGACCTTACGGATACTATGCCTAAAACTATATGGATTAACCCCTCATACAAAGCGATAGGAGCTGAAAAACACGAAGATTACGAAGGATGCTTTTCTGTTGAAAATGCTACAGGACCGGTAGCAAGATTCAAAAAGATTCATTATCAGGCATATGATATAAACGGAAATCAAATTCAAGGTATCGCAGAAGGATTTTTAGCAAGAGTTATACAGCATGAAATCGATCATCTAAATGGAAAAGTATTTTTAGATTATGTCGCTCCCGAAAAAAGAATGAGCAAGGAAGAATATCTAGACATGCGTAAAAAAACTATGCAACAGCAGGCTACAAATATAAAATCTTAG
- the tlc1 gene encoding ATP/ADP exchange transporter Tlc1 produces MSTPKSDNYLSELRKVIWPIEKYENKKFLPMAFMMFCILLNYSTLRSIKDGFVVTDIGAEAISFLKTYIVLPSAVIAMVIYVKLCDILKQENVFYVITSFFLGYFALFAFVLYPYPDLVHPDPETIESLSLAYPNFKWFIRIVGKWSFASFYTMAELWGTMMLSLLFWQFANQITKTDEAKRFYSMFGLLANLALPVTSVIIGYFLHEKTQIVAEHLKFVPLFVIMITSSFLVILTYRWMNRNVLTDPRLYDPALVKEKKAKAKMSLIDSFKMIFTSKYVGYIALLLIAYGISVNLVEGVWKSKVKELYPTKEAYTIYMGKFQFYQGWVAIAFMLIGSNILRKVSWLAAAMITPLMMLITGAAFFAFIFFDSVIAMHLTGILASGPLALAVMIGMIQNVLSKGVKYSLFDATKNMAYIPLDKDLRVKGQAAVEVIGGRFGKSGGAIIQSTFFILFPAFGFVEATPYFASIFFVIVILWIYAVKGLNKEYQVLVNKTEK; encoded by the coding sequence ATGAGTACTCCCAAAAGTGATAATTATCTCTCAGAACTAAGAAAAGTAATTTGGCCCATAGAAAAATACGAAAATAAGAAGTTTTTGCCTATGGCATTTATGATGTTCTGTATTTTATTAAACTACTCAACACTTCGTTCAATTAAAGACGGATTTGTAGTAACGGATATAGGAGCAGAAGCAATAAGTTTCTTAAAAACATATATAGTACTACCTTCTGCCGTAATCGCTATGGTAATTTACGTTAAACTTTGCGATATTTTAAAGCAAGAAAACGTATTTTATGTTATTACTTCATTTTTCTTAGGGTATTTTGCATTATTTGCATTTGTTCTTTACCCCTACCCTGATTTAGTTCATCCTGATCCTGAAACCATAGAATCTTTAAGTTTAGCTTACCCTAATTTTAAATGGTTTATAAGAATAGTTGGGAAATGGAGCTTTGCATCTTTTTATACTATGGCAGAGCTTTGGGGAACAATGATGCTTAGTTTATTATTTTGGCAATTTGCTAACCAAATTACTAAAACCGATGAAGCTAAACGTTTTTACTCAATGTTTGGTTTACTTGCTAATTTAGCATTGCCTGTAACATCCGTGATTATTGGATATTTCTTGCATGAAAAAACTCAAATAGTTGCAGAACATCTAAAATTTGTGCCTTTATTTGTTATAATGATAACAAGTAGCTTTTTGGTAATATTAACATATAGATGGATGAATAGAAACGTTCTAACCGATCCTAGACTTTATGACCCGGCATTAGTAAAAGAAAAGAAAGCTAAAGCTAAAATGTCATTAATAGACAGTTTTAAAATGATCTTTACCTCTAAGTATGTAGGTTATATTGCATTGTTACTTATTGCTTATGGTATTTCAGTAAACTTAGTTGAAGGCGTTTGGAAATCCAAAGTAAAAGAATTGTATCCGACGAAAGAGGCTTATACTATATATATGGGTAAGTTCCAATTTTATCAGGGTTGGGTTGCAATTGCTTTCATGCTTATAGGTAGTAATATTTTAAGAAAAGTATCATGGTTAGCTGCAGCTATGATAACTCCATTAATGATGTTAATTACCGGTGCAGCGTTTTTTGCATTTATCTTTTTTGATAGTGTTATTGCTATGCATTTAACAGGTATTCTTGCTTCAGGTCCTTTAGCACTTGCTGTTATGATCGGTATGATTCAAAATGTTTTAAGTAAAGGTGTAAAATATTCTTTATTTGATGCCACTAAAAACATGGCATATATTCCGCTTGATAAGGATTTACGAGTAAAAGGACAGGCTGCTGTTGAAGTTATCGGAGGAAGATTCGGTAAATCGGGTGGTGCTATTATTCAATCCACATTCTTTATTTTATTTCCTGCATTCGGTTTTGTTGAGGCAACACCATATTTTGCTTCTATATTCTTTGTAATAGTAATATTATGGATATATGCCGTTAAAGGTTTAAATAAAGAGTATCAAGTTTTGGTAAATAAAACTGAAAAATAG